The window GTATTTAATTAACTCTTTTGTTTCTTTATCTAAATGTGCAGCTGCTTCATCAAAGATAAATAAATCGGAAGAATCTGATTTTATAAGTGCTCGTGCTATAGCTACTTTTTGTATTTCTCCTCCAGAAAGCTTTACCCCATTTTCCCCTACTAAGGTCTTATCCTTTAAAGGAAGGTTATCTATAAACTGCTTTAACCCAGATTTTTTTAGTGCTGTCTCGTATTTTTCCTCACTTACGTCTCCTGCTATTTTTATATTGTTCTCTATGGTATCGTTGAATAAGAATATCTTCTGTGAAACTATTGATATTCTATTTCTTAAAGATCTTTTTGAAAGTTTTTTCAAGTCTATAGAATTTATTAAAATTTCACCGTCATAATTGTCATATAAACCTAATATCAATCTTATGATTGTAGACTTTCCACTACCATTGGGTCCTTTCAAAAGTAATTTATCTCCTTCTTTTTGCTTCTAAATTAAAATTATTTAAAACAGTTTCTTTTCCATAAGGATAGCTAAATATCACATTTTTCATTTCAATCATATTTATTTCGTTTATTTTTATTTTATCGGATGTTTCACTCTCTTGAGGATACTTTAAGAAGAAATCCTTGATTCTATCAAGAGCTACAAAAGCTGGTTTGAAAGTAAACATACTTAAATTCCAATTGATTACTGGGGCATATAATTTTCCAAAATATCCGGCAAATGCCATATAAGTTCCTATTGATAAACTTTCTTGGAGGACACCTTTTCCACCTATATAGAGAAGAAGAACACTTACAATTGAAGAAAGAAGAATAATAGCC of the Petrotoga sp. 9PW.55.5.1 genome contains:
- a CDS encoding ATP-binding cassette domain-containing protein codes for the protein MKGPNGSGKSTIIRLILGLYDNYDGEILINSIDLKKLSKRSLRNRISIVSQKIFLFNDTIENNIKIAGDVSEEKYETALKKSGLKQFIDNLPLKDKTLVGENGVKLSGGEIQKVAIARALIKSDSSDLFIFDEAAAHLDKETKELIKY